One region of Akkermansiaceae bacterium genomic DNA includes:
- a CDS encoding c-type cytochrome: MRPSRLIPTIVLAPALSSALPEGFVIREFGGPPQLEYPTAVSAAANGDVYVSSDKNGSLGHEKHFGKIVRARDTNNDGKADEFVDFVPDVDSPRGGHYTGGTFYLIHPPYLSSFRDTNGDGIADEKKELVKGFGWGIEHPRGADHTTNGVRMGIDGWLYVAVGDFGMPDAVGSDGKRVTLQGGGVARVRPDGSDLELYTVMTRNICDVAISPYLDLFSRDNTNDGKGWNTRFHHFTHLADAGYPRLYQNFIDETALPLADYGGGSGTGGLYLHEPGFPKNYGDMTYTTDWTTGNVYSHPMKPFEATFVTEQEVFEKLPRAIDIDVDGFSRLYLADWRNGAFNFDKNKKIGFVQQVIVPGEKPAAYVDVTKATDDQLIPLLASRSGVQRLEAQREILARGKKPPFAQGILAIAKDPKQEAYSRVAAIFTLKQLFGKDANKPLLDLVSDDVVREFVLRAATDRVGELDGIPAKPYLDALKDKNPRVVQQALVGLSRLKEKAAGSTPAILEASAAWSRDESKLGKGEHYRLPHTAVKALVAIKDVKPLLAAVTKDPGQRDYALRALQEIHGMEVVDGLIAISAGSQDNAVLEGVVKTLARLYNIEKQWDLKDWWNTRPDDRGPYYNPVTWDGTPKVKAAIEGTFAKLPEASQMPLVQVIAKNRIPLGDLKLGNLDPVIIALDSDKLFGGQHTVLEDAAKDSKRAWEQRIACYAALKKAGGEGSLNSAVNILAQWSGEANLPDAASQAITDFINDPNRGKEIDALLKLGSSAGDAGSRIVWKSLLTVFKSPLAKDDVKGKIQKGLDKNPREIGFFQAITDLKLSGFDKQIEVGMNSDNRTLIDAAKAAKEAGASGGAGKKVAELPVGDVFKHALDNKGDVKVGERLYTAQGCIACHAIDPKAEQKGPYLGAAGAKFTRDYLIDSILEPNKVVAQGFRTATFAMKDGKTMHMGFVTGEADGVISLRDIAGQASKINRADVKEEKELPTSMMPPGLGGTLTLEEFTSLIEYLVSLKAVGG, encoded by the coding sequence ATGCGACCAAGCAGACTGATCCCAACCATTGTCCTCGCACCCGCGCTGTCCAGCGCGTTGCCCGAAGGATTCGTGATCCGCGAGTTCGGCGGCCCGCCGCAGCTCGAGTATCCCACCGCCGTCAGCGCCGCCGCCAATGGCGACGTCTATGTTTCCTCCGACAAGAACGGCTCGCTCGGCCATGAGAAGCATTTCGGAAAGATCGTCCGCGCCCGCGACACCAACAACGACGGCAAGGCGGACGAGTTCGTGGACTTCGTCCCGGACGTGGACAGCCCCCGCGGCGGTCACTACACCGGTGGCACCTTCTACCTCATCCACCCGCCGTATCTCTCCAGCTTCCGGGACACCAACGGCGATGGCATCGCGGATGAGAAGAAAGAACTGGTCAAGGGATTCGGCTGGGGCATCGAGCACCCGCGCGGCGCGGACCACACCACCAACGGCGTCCGCATGGGTATCGACGGCTGGTTGTATGTTGCTGTCGGTGACTTCGGCATGCCGGACGCGGTCGGCTCGGATGGCAAGCGCGTGACCCTCCAGGGTGGCGGTGTCGCCCGGGTCCGCCCGGACGGTTCCGACCTGGAACTCTACACGGTGATGACCCGCAACATCTGCGACGTCGCCATTTCCCCGTATCTCGACCTTTTCTCCCGGGACAACACCAACGACGGCAAGGGCTGGAACACCCGCTTCCACCACTTCACCCATCTCGCGGACGCGGGCTATCCGCGCCTCTACCAGAACTTCATCGATGAAACGGCCCTGCCGCTCGCGGACTACGGCGGTGGTTCCGGTACCGGCGGCCTCTATCTCCATGAGCCCGGCTTCCCGAAGAACTACGGCGACATGACCTACACGACGGACTGGACCACCGGGAACGTCTATTCGCACCCGATGAAGCCCTTCGAGGCGACCTTCGTCACCGAGCAGGAAGTGTTCGAGAAGCTGCCCCGTGCCATCGACATCGATGTGGACGGCTTCTCCCGCCTCTATCTGGCGGACTGGCGCAACGGTGCTTTCAACTTCGACAAGAACAAGAAGATCGGTTTCGTCCAGCAGGTCATCGTCCCCGGTGAGAAACCCGCTGCCTATGTCGATGTGACGAAGGCGACGGATGACCAGCTCATTCCGCTGCTGGCATCCCGCAGCGGTGTGCAGCGCCTGGAAGCCCAGCGCGAGATCCTTGCCCGTGGCAAAAAGCCGCCGTTCGCCCAGGGCATCCTCGCCATCGCGAAGGACCCGAAGCAGGAAGCCTATTCCCGCGTTGCCGCCATCTTCACCCTCAAGCAACTCTTCGGCAAGGACGCGAACAAGCCGCTGCTTGATCTCGTCTCCGATGATGTCGTCCGCGAGTTCGTCCTCCGTGCCGCCACCGACCGTGTCGGCGAGCTGGATGGCATCCCGGCCAAGCCTTACCTGGATGCGCTGAAGGACAAGAACCCACGCGTGGTCCAGCAGGCCCTCGTCGGACTTTCCCGTCTGAAGGAAAAGGCCGCGGGTTCCACCCCGGCCATCCTGGAGGCCTCGGCCGCCTGGTCCCGTGACGAGTCGAAGCTCGGAAAGGGTGAGCACTACCGCCTGCCCCACACCGCCGTCAAAGCCCTCGTCGCCATCAAGGACGTGAAGCCGCTCCTCGCCGCGGTGACGAAGGACCCCGGCCAGCGTGACTACGCGCTGCGCGCGCTCCAGGAAATCCATGGCATGGAAGTCGTGGACGGCCTCATCGCCATTTCCGCTGGCAGCCAGGACAACGCCGTCCTTGAGGGTGTCGTCAAAACACTCGCCCGTCTCTACAACATCGAGAAGCAGTGGGATCTCAAGGATTGGTGGAACACCCGTCCGGATGACCGTGGACCGTATTACAACCCGGTCACCTGGGACGGCACGCCGAAGGTCAAGGCGGCCATCGAGGGCACCTTCGCCAAGCTGCCGGAAGCCTCGCAGATGCCGCTGGTGCAGGTCATCGCGAAAAACCGCATCCCGTTGGGTGACCTCAAGCTCGGCAACCTGGATCCGGTGATCATCGCGCTCGATTCCGACAAGCTCTTTGGTGGCCAGCACACCGTCCTGGAGGACGCCGCGAAGGACTCCAAGCGCGCGTGGGAACAGCGCATCGCCTGCTATGCCGCGCTCAAGAAAGCCGGTGGCGAAGGCTCGCTCAACTCCGCGGTGAACATCCTGGCCCAATGGTCCGGTGAGGCGAACCTTCCGGATGCAGCTTCCCAGGCCATCACCGACTTCATCAACGATCCGAACCGCGGCAAGGAAATCGACGCCCTGCTGAAGCTCGGCTCCAGCGCCGGGGACGCGGGCAGCCGCATCGTCTGGAAATCTCTCCTCACCGTCTTCAAGAGCCCGCTGGCCAAGGACGACGTGAAGGGCAAGATCCAGAAGGGCCTCGACAAGAATCCGCGCGAGATCGGCTTCTTCCAGGCCATCACGGACCTCAAGCTCTCCGGCTTCGACAAGCAGATCGAAGTGGGCATGAACAGCGACAACCGTACGCTCATCGACGCCGCCAAGGCCGCCAAGGAAGCGGGCGCGTCCGGCGGCGCCGGGAAGAAGGTCGCCGAACTCCCCGTCGGGGATGTGTTCAAGCACGCCCTGGACAACAAGGGGGATGTGAAAGTCGGCGAACGCCTCTACACTGCCCAAGGTTGCATCGCCTGCCACGCCATCGACCCGAAGGCGGAGCAGAAGGGGCCTTACCTCGGTGCCGCCGGTGCCAAGTTCACCCGTGACTACCTCATCGACTCCATCCTGGAGCCGAACAAGGTCGTCGCCCAGGGCTTCCGCACCGCCACCTTCGCCATGAAAGACGGCAAGACCATGCACATGGGCTTTGTCACCGGTGAGGCGGACGGCGTCATCTCGCTGCGCGACATCGCCGGCCAGGCCAGCAAGATCAACCGCGCCGATGTGAAGGAAGAGAAAGAACTGCCAACCTCCATGATGCCTCCGGGCCTCGGTGGAACGCTGACCCTTGAGGAGTTCACCTCGCTCATCGAGTACCTCGTCTCCCTCAAAGCCGTCGGCGGCTGA